A single Pristis pectinata isolate sPriPec2 chromosome 6, sPriPec2.1.pri, whole genome shotgun sequence DNA region contains:
- the LOC127571147 gene encoding alpha-1,4-N-acetylglucosaminyltransferase-like — MIYMQKGCLLVLIFTVAGVVYRCWDLDSYYYFQSYIFGISQVKNDSGTDVSDPATPDTKAGIMFVESTDNVEPTPLMVCSVESAARLNPDKPVYYFMKGFSGNLSQYPQPEYRGIPLLSSMKNVVILPLNPTGLFEDTPLKGWYQKINPEKERYWIHVFADGCREPVVCA; from the exons ATGATCTACATGCAGAAGGGATGTCTCCTTGTCTTAATATTCACAGTTGCTGGTGTGGTGTACAGATGCTGGGATTTGGACAGTTATTATTACTTCCAAagctacatctttggaatatccCAGGTGAAAAATGATTCTGGTACAGATGTTTCTGATCCTGCAACACCAGACACCAAAGCCGGTATTATGTTTGTGGAGTCGACTGACAATGTAGAGCCGACGCCGTTGATGGTATGCTCAGTGGAGTCTGCTGCTCGTCTAAACCCAGACAAACCAGTCTACTACTTCATGAAGGGGTTCAGTGGCAACTTGAGTCAGTATCCACAGCCTGAGTACAGAGGCATCCCTTTGCTCTCCTCAATGAAGAATGTTGTCATTCTACCCTTAAATCCCACTGGACTGTTTGAAGACACTCCATTGAAAGGCTGGTATCAAAAG ATAAATCCAGAAAAGGAGAGGTATTGGATCCACGTATTTGCCGATGGCTGCAG GGAGCCGGTGGTTTGTGCATGA